The Daphnia magna isolate NIES linkage group LG6, ASM2063170v1.1, whole genome shotgun sequence genome segment ACTGGCGAAAGAGAAGTTGCTGAGTCCAGGCGAATAAGATCAATCTGCGCAGTGCcctgaaaaacaaacgatGTTAGTAAAATAGATAATTTTCAGAACACAATTAAACGGACATGCTAAGTGCAAtgcagaatttaaaaaaaaagtaagcgTATCCcaaaaacacaaacacaaaaacgtTACCTTGCCGGAGAGCGGACTATTTTGTGCCTCGGTACGCTTACGACAACGAAGGGGTGGCAGGGGAATCGGCTGAACAGAATAAGGTCCGGTGGTAAGGATAGGTGCACTGTGTTGACGGAGGACAGGGATGGCATTAGGAGAAATAGGAGGACTGGATAAACTGGGTTTCCGCTGCAAAAATGCAAAtggaaaaacgaaaagataaaaacaaactaaataaCAAAGGAACAAACACCTGTCACCACAaccaaaaatcagaaaaaccAAGCAAACAAGGAAACGGGTAAATATAGAAAGATTTTTACTGAACGATCTATGGCCGGAGGTGTTGATTCGGTCGAGGCAGTCCTTGCCAAAATATCTTTCATATCATCCATTAGGTTGAGATTGAGAGGAGTCATTTGCAGCTCATCTTCAGTACCACTCTCTTCTGAACTAGAAGAGCTTGCTCCGTTAGTCCCTGTAGGAAAACCTGGACTGGATCCGCTAACATGGTAATGTTGACTAACCGACGTCTCACACCTTCGTAGAGAATGATTTCGATCTAAGAAGTTCGAATTAAGTTGATGACTTAGCGTTGCAGGAGACACAGCAGTCCTTCTTTGATTTGTTGACACGTCGCTAACGCCGAATTTCGGAGACGATGGAGCAGATCGCGGTTTGTCACGCAATTTAGTGTTGCCAGTCGAAAATGCAGCCCCCTCTAATTCCCTATGAATTTGCATATCTTTGAATTTTGAACGCACTTCTCTATAAGCTGTCCGACTCTTTTCTTTAGCTAGCCGACCGACAGTTTTGACCGCGTTTCGCATTGCCGGGTTGGCCTACAGAataagtagaaaaaaaaaatgtgcttCAAAAACACAAGGTACTTGGTCAATAGTtaaaacctttttaaaaagagcaccactttcttttttcatagTGGTGAGCCATTCCTTGTACTGTTGCTTTAGGCGACTACTCGATTTATCGGAATAGAGGCACGCCTCTAATTCAAATTCGTCCGAAAACCCCTGCAAAGCGTACAGAGAAAGGTTATCTTTATTTACTTGGCTGCTGGCTCTTTTTCATTACTTGGCCTGAATTCAACATTTCAAGTCTTTCTTCGATGAATTGTTGGAAGATCTGTAACTGTAGCATAGATTCTAAAAAAGGGCGTAGAGCTAACGGGCGCGACTGGACAAGAGCATCTTGACAAAATGTGATTTGCTCTCCTTGTCGAAAGCGAAGTGCATCTCGGTAACCTCCAATAAGCTGCACAAGAGCTCGAAGAAAGACACGAGCAACGCCATCTCCCATCATGTTTCCGGGCGTTTTTAATCGTCTCCTCATGCCACTGACCTttggcaaaaaagaaaaagattgaaGAGAGGGAAACTAAATTACACAAATTTCTTACTATATCTGGAGGTAGGCGATCCAAATCGTCAAATGGGGTTTCAATGTGGTTCGTGTCAACATCCAAGACTACCAATTCACCTAATTCAGACTTCCGAACTCTCTGCGACAGATCATTTAGAAAGTAAATAGTGTTATGCGATGTGAACAAGTGATGAGTAGTACCTCCCAAGTGCTAGTCGGGACTCCTGACAAGTACGGCTGTAAGCGAACAAAATATCacagaagtaaaatttcaacttcagcaaaaaaaaaatcaataaataaaatttataataaAATGAATATGCTAGTAGACACGAGTAAATGgatatgaaaaacaaaactggtTTACCATAGAaacgtatttaaaaaatttaaacaaataagaCGATAGaaattgaattcaaaaatTCCTTTCACCATTGGAGCAAGTAGGTAATCCATCAGATGTGGAGGAAGAACAGGGATGTAAATATGCTGCCAGATCTACAATAGCATTACACATAAATTTAAAGTTTAAGGCAATCTATGAATACTGCATTTTGGGTGTTTACCATTGGGTAGATCACAGCATTGGCAGCTTGAATACACGCACTTAGACGTGATATTCTGGAAGAGACCATAACGATGCGCCGCTCATGTAACATGGAAGCGAAAATTACCATCATGTTGTGGGCATCGACGGCATTAAAATATTCTGTCAAATTTCTCTGCATATAAAAAAGATTTGTAAATCTATAATTTAAGGTTAAAgcccattttaaaaaattagaggGCCTATGCTTACATTCTCAGGAATGCTGGGCAGGGTGTAGGTATTAGGGCATttacaagtataaactctgTGAGCCCTTCCAAAAGGGATATGAAGGGTAGTACTTGGTGCTGGAACATCCCTTTGATAGAGTGCTTCCAGGAAGCTGTTAATGTCTTGCACAGCTTGTTCTTGCATCAGTTCAGCAATCTGATTTAGAATCTTGAAGAAAAATTCATGCCATGGTAAGTAACTGATGATAACTAGTGCTGTTTGGGCACCTGGTGCCTGGCGACAAAATCCAAAGGTCCATTTTGAATCTAGGCTTGTCAGCACAAAGGAAAAGTGTTGCACTGTGTTGCtatagaaaattttaaaatataaagcaagataaattttaaaactttaaGAGTTTTATATACCATGGTACTTCACAAGGAAATGCAAACAGCGCAACTTGCTTTAACATTTCGTCATCCTTAAAACTTTCCGGGAATTTTTGAACAACCCATGGCTGTTTGTTGGATGTTTCTGGGCTCACTATTTCACAGAAACACTCTATTAGGTGTTTAACGTCGTTTCTAAATAAGGTAACGAAACGAGATCAATTATCCACTGCTTCAGGCAAAACAGCAAACCAACTGAGTATAGCTTATGTACacttttatatataaaatCAGTCAGTAAGAAAATTATATCCGAGATAGGATACGAACCTTAATCTAGATCCCATTCTGAAACTGGGATTCTATTATCCTATTTCTCTAACACATTTCAGTCTTCTTTCCCCATATCTATCACTTTTTGCCACTGATCCAGATTTTTTTGACAGCACTCGAGATCTATTTCACACTCGCCTTGCCTTTACTTCTAAACCTGCCGCCAGATGGTTTTACTAGCTTAGCAGACGAAACATGAACGCGTGCTATCACGATCACCTCCTTTAACTATTTTGGTACCTCTATCTCAATCACTTTGAACAACGTAATATCAGACCTGTGATAATAAACTAGAAGTCATCTTCTTAAGGTGAGTGATAATCTGTTATTTTGTGTATTTGTTAAAAAATCTGTGGTTGCAGGAACCGCCTTGGTTGGTagttgttggttgttcttATAACAATTGGTTGTAAGCCTTGCTTACTTTTTTGGGTTGCCATCTGGATGCTTGGACACCATTTGAGGTTCCCAGGGAACAATCAACCATTTTGCCTGCATTTTAAACATGCAATGGTTTCCACACAATTTTTAtatgattattattgttattattatataaAGGGTTCTTGGttattgtattgacattggattgTCTCAACATTCTCATGTTGTTGAAAAAGGATACAACATAAGAGTCAGGCTTGTTTAATGAAAGCAGAATGTTTAATGAAGTTTTTCCGCATAGGCTGCATTTTTAACACAACAACATTTACCAAACAAAACCATTTATAATGATAACAATAATAGTATTATGCATCCTTTTCTAGGGTACATGGTAGTTTGAACATGAGATATGTCCCACTATTTGTTGTTCTtattaaattcaatttttttttcttccatgtcagcatggggaaaaataaaggaggtaaaaacaaacaaaatccaatTTTCCGAGTTGCGGGTGGTAAAGCGGCGAAAGCTAAAGCAAAATTTAAAGCTCAACCTGTTAacacaaatttgaaaaaggTACATTTTGACGTTGATGTTTATACAGTGATAGACAGATTATGATCGTAgaccctttctcttttttctgaTTAGCTGAATGCGAACAtgcgaaaaaaaattgagaaccTGGACAGTAGTTTGGGCGAAGTTCGAGAAAATCTAACAGCtcttccaaaaaaaaaggaaatcattGTTAACGAAGCCATGCCACTTCCTCCTGCCGATATCAACAAGGCTATCGACAGCATTGCTAGCTTATGAAACTATAATATGATGGAATACTTCTAACCTTGTTTCTCAAATGCGACGATCGTCAATACAAGTTTTCGATGACCAATAAGTATTGTGTTCATGACTCCCAATAGATTAATTATCAACGAGTTAAGCTTCGACATCGAAAGTTTTTGCTCTATTTGGAGAGAATAGCGAATCGCACATTCTTGTTCAACATTATCCAAACTTTTTCAGGTACATGGTCTCTTTCAATAACGTAGAACCGTAGGGCCATGATTCTGGGTATCCATAGCATTATTGAGTATAAGGCGTGCCaacattgcttttatttttaaaacgaaataaattAATCGCCAGGCGTCATGGAACGCTAGATGGCGAGTTTTCTAATCCTATGATCGGCCCCCTAAACGCAAACTTTTTGTGGAAGGAAAAGTTGTTTACTAGTCATACATTCTTTCAGTTAAGTGATCTCTGATCTGTTACTTATACCGCTTGCGGTTTGATTTTTTCATACTCAGGAGATGGCGATAAAGAGTGTTAGTTTCCTCTTATTGCTGTTGGATTTTTCACTCGGATTAGCAGAACCGGACTTTCAAAAGGCCAATCTTCGTTTCCCATTTGATTTACCAAAAGGAAATGGAGCCTGGATACGCCCAACAGTGGGTCAGATTTGGCCCAAACCCCAACTTGAACAAGTTTGCCGTTTAAAACTTTGTCCATTATAACAATGAAGTTTGAATTCTTGTATATTCCATGTTTTGATAGTCTACCGACAATTTTATGGTGTTGAGACCAAGCGACTTCCATTTCCAGGTATCCAAGCTGCCTATAGAGAAAAGAATTTAGGAGTCCTTGAGGTTCTTATATCGATACAAATATTCTACTGTTTGATTGCAGATTACTGGAAATACTTGCGATATCCTTGAGGAAGCTATTCACCGTTACTATGATCTCATTTTCTTTCCGCCAAGAGGAAGTGGAACTTCGAAACGATTTCAGAAGCTTTCTAATAAGTACAGCATGACCTgggaaaagaatgaaaatttcAGAGGTTATCTTGATACCGTTGTTCTTCATGTGATGCAACCGTGTGAAAAATTACCTTCACTCAGCATGGATGAACACTGTAAATTATGATTCACCGTCAAAAATTGCAAACTTGTTACTTACTTCGAACAATTTGAATAGATGAAATCAAGATTGATGCGACGGATAGACCACGCGAAGGAATCATATTGGGTCAAAGTGTATGGGGGATACTGCGCGGACTGGAGTCTTTTAGTCAACTAGTCTACTCATCGCAAAATGGAATAGCGGTGAGTCAAAGTCAGCTTCcataaaatattcaaaaaagaaaaatggtaaCAGGAAGCTGAACATCCAATAACAACCTACCCGTTTCGACAGTTCCAAATAAATTCAACAATGATAATGGACTTTCCGCGATTTCCTCATCGTGGCTTGCTGCTGGATAGTTCCAGACATTTTCTACCACTTCCAGTTATAAAAGATAACTTGGACTTAATGGCTCAGAACAAATTGAATGTTTTCCATTGGCATATAACGGATGATCCGGCTTTCCCCTACGAAAGTAGGAAATTTCCTAGTCTGAGGTGAAAATCGAGCCCGTTTACaaagtttcttgtttttcttgcctAAGTAAGCATACTTGTGATTCAGTCAATTAGGATCTTTCAATCCGTACAGCCACGTATATAGTCCCTCGGATGTTGAATATGTGATCCAGTATGCTCGGATGAGAGGCATCAGGGTCATCCCGGAGTTCGACACGCCTGGTAAATAAGGACTTTCGTGTTTAATCGCATATCACCGTTTAAAACATTATTTGTCTAGGACACACGCAGTCTTGGGGACCGGGTTCTCCTGGTTTACTTACTCCCTGCtataaaaaagatggaacAAAAGACAACTTTTTTGGTCCAATAAATCCGGTTCCCGCTAAGAATTACAAATTTCTAAGAGAATTTTTTGCTGAAATCTTCCAAGTGTTTCCTGACGCGTACGTTCATCTTGGAGGGGATGAAGTTGATTTCAGCTGTTGGTAATAATTTAGCGTTTGAAGATGCCAAAATTCTCTTCAGAATTTTTCAAAGCATGTGCCTTTTGTGGCTTCTTTTAGGGCCAGCAATCCTGAAATTATATCTTTTATGAAACAACAGAGATGGGAACAAGATTTCGCTCGTTTGGAACAGTTCTATATGCAACGATTAATTAATGTTACACAAGATGTAACTAAAGGCGAAATGCGTTACCTTGTGTGGCAAGAAGTTATTGATAATAACGTAGTTCTTCCATCTAGTACGGTCATACATGTCTGGAAAGATGGAAATAACTTCCACGATGAACTAGCTCGAGTAAATCAATTTTTGATACTTTTTCACTGTTTATAATTACCAAGAAGCGTAATGGCTATTCGTTTCGCAGGTGACAAAATTTGGCTATCGCACTGTACTTTCTTCTCCCTGGTACCTCAATTACATCAATTACGGCGTCGACTGGGATCGTTATTATTTAGCAGAACCCTTATCATTTAATGGAACGGAAAGCCAAAAAAGATTGGTGAGTTATAGATCGAATTACAATGAAAGCTGTGATCATAACGTGCTCCTACTTCACCATTTACTGTGTCCTCCATTTTGTTCAATAAGGTAATTGGCGGCGAGGCATGCATGTGGGGAGAATTTATCGATGCTGTGAGTGTTACGTCTATTACATGGCCTCGAGCTTCGGCTGTAGCTGAAAGGCTTTGGTCTAGTGCCAGTACCAATGATCCACGGCTCGCCGCTCCACGTTTGGAAGAACACAGGTGAATaagcgatttttttttctcagcaACTTTTCAGTGTTCATAATCAAAACGTCGTTCATGAAATTTTAACTTTTACTCAAGGTGCCGCCTTCTTCGTCGTGGCTTCAATGTTAATCCGATTAATGGCGTAAGCTACTGCGATATTGAATGGTAATTCCGTCTTTCATGCATTCCTTCGCGTAATCCACGTTATTTTTGCGAATTATCAAATACTTGTATGCGTACAAACATGCTTATGTAGTTTTAACAATACAACTATATCTACGGTTACctgataaaaaacaaatcctCGCCCTGCAAGTAAATTGTCTTTTAACGCTTTAtgcaatgaaaaaaagaatcccTGTGACACACACCTGCCATGAtttacctttttgttttaagatGTAGTaaattgtatatatataaaacatttaaattaaaaaggaATGTTAGAGCTCATCAAAGAATATGAAGGGAATCTATGACAAAAGTCACAAATACCTGTaaacatattttatttttcagtcACCTCATTAGTAggggaataaatatccttgAGTAGAGAATCAATATAGTTTAACAATCCATGCAATCTTCTTCTGATACGCTGTTTATCATCTGGTGCACATCTAAGAATGAATGACTGAAAGGAATCTCCCTCACCTAAGTTTGATTCATCTGTACATTGACCTGTATCAAGGATAAGAATGCAAATCTGTCATATATATTGACAgcaaaataaagagaaaaaaaatttagattttcaCCTGGCTGGTAACAAGATCTGATGTAAACATGGCATAGCTCTTTGGTGCTATGCACTTCATTTTGGGCTTGAAAAACAAGTTTACTGATCATGTTATTAACTTGATGCAGAGCTTCCTCTTCATGACTGCTGCGTTTAGTGGTTACTTTCAAATTTACATCTGCCAAAGTGGCAATTAAATTATCAGCAACATTAACTGCTCCCAACCCTAACAAAGAATGATAATATGTAAATCACACTGTAAGAACTATGGATAATAACACTACAGTACAAACTATAAGAGATGTTCATTAGCACTTAAATTTAACTATGATACCATTCTAACCAGAAATTGTAGAGGGTTCTGCAGGAAGTTCTTCTCGTAAGTTCATTAAAATTGACAGTAGTGTTTCCTGTTCATCTTCCAACAGTAAAGCTTTAGCCTTGAAGTTCATCACCATTTTCGCTAGTTCATTAATTAATGAACTATGGTAGGATCCATTGTGTGAGGAAGAATTCTGAGAACCTAGGGTTAGGATTACACACAGAATAAAATTATCTCAAAACAAGGTTTATTTAAATCTCAAGTTATCCCATACTTTCACCGCCTTCACAAGAAAGCGCGGTTTCACATTCCATTATTGTAAGGGGAAACGAATTGTCGGTGGACGCGTTCGCAGCCATTCGACGAGTAACCTCACTAAGCCAATTATTTACCTACAAGCTGTACAACAGATGGAAGAGTTGCGATCAGTCATTGACGGTTTTGATCTGACGATAATTACAATGGTTTAGGAAATACATTACAGACGTTCGTTCCGGAGAGAATCAACGTTTGTAAAACACTTCCACAATAGAAAGGAGAATCGACATTGCCACATTGCTTAAATTCAGTTAATAacttggcttttttttttgtttcattttttcaactTTTATCGGCTTTAATAAATGATAAATCAGTCACAAAAAATCACTATCAGACATTCACATTTGACTTAACAGTTAAGACTTCAGAATAACAGTTCTAGAACCTGTCACCTGTATCTGTATGCAAGCTACATACAATGTAATGTAGCATTTAGTACTAGCctactagggctcggccccgattgaCCGGAATCGGGTAAACCGATCTgacctacccgaaaaatggTTGATCTGGTGCAATCTGGTTCTGTGGTCTGGTCCCTGTCCCTTTGAAACGGATCGGTTCGGTGCGATCTGGTATATCTGCCGCCATTTTTAAAGCTGGCGGCTTAAAAACTACTCATGAAATTAACGACTAGTAGTCCTGTATTTAGCACTTTTGCACCTTTgtaaaattggaaaaattttATATTCTAGTTTAATACTCTTCACGTACTTGTTTTTATTAGAGTAGTCAACTAGTCATTAGTTAAAATATGTTTGGGGTGTAGCACTGTTGCACTGTTGACTGTCAATTCTAGTGGTAGTACCGTAGCTCTATTTTTTACATCATTGATTttaaaagcaaagaaaaactatTTGTCAGTTACctatattaaaagaaaagcttgAATTTTTGCATTACCATTACattcttattttaaaaaagttgaTTGAACAATGGTCTTACGTCTTACCTCTCGGTAGAAGTCGGGGCAGAAGTCAGAGTAAACGGGGTATAAAGCGATGTAACCGGGTCCAGGAACTGGTTCTAGGATCTGGGTTCTTTTTTGGTCTTGAACCGATTTGGATCTGTTTACCCATGGGTAAAAAATAATGAGTTACAGGTTTCTATAGCTCTGCTGCAGTAACATGCAGCCACACACTGACTCTTCACGCAAGAGCGAAAACCTAATTTTGGTCCTGATGTTTCACATGGTCATCGAAAGAATTATGTGATCATGCTTCACAACTAGAAATATTATTCAGCTGAATATCTGGCATTTGtgatttattaaaattatGCTCGTTGGCTAAAGACTGTCGCTTCCGATTAAACGGAACATAAAGTATGTACAAGTACAACATTCTCTTAGAGACGAAGCATATGACGAGAAGTCAACTGTTGGCAACGGTAAGAAGacattttacaaaaacaatTCAGACCTCAGAGTTACTGAAACTTATTCCTGGAATCCCATCCTCAACAATAGCAATGGGAGGTGTTACTTCTTTATCGAAACAAACATCCCGTATGCCGTCTTGAACAACCTATTCATGGCAATTTAGGTTATCAGTGCCAAGAGACCTCAAATAGGTTAAGGCCGTACCTGGTAGGGTGCAGAGCCAGGTGGTAATGAAGATGACTTTATTAGGGTTGCCCATCTGAAATTTCGTGACGGATCCCAGTCTAAGATAATACGAAAAGTTGGGGCGTGTCCCCAAGATGTTCCAAGGGCGGGAGTTAGGTGACCTTGTCCTTTAGAATCGAATTTTGTTGTCATTTGATTCGTTACGACCACCTAAATAATGGGACCATTAATATTTTTACCAACAACTTAGTTTAGAATAGACAAAAAGTACAGCAAGTTTTAATTCAACAGCAATACGGACTAGTTCAGCAGCGATTTTATGCAGTACGCGGCTGCGTAAGGCTGCATTTTCCATGTCATGGCGGAAATGAAAGGCTAAACTGTCTATTACTATTAGTTTGACCTGCAAGAGGTAAAAAGGTTAACTATAAATTGACAATTTTAAAGTATAATACCAAACATCAACCTGATCATGTGTTTTGAGAAACTCCTTGAGTATCATAACACAAGAAAGAAGCTCAGTCACTTCCTTACATCTGAATACAAAGATATTTTCTGTAATCGAGGCGAAATTCCAATTTTCAGCTGCTAAATTCATGGAGTTTCTGCAGTGTTTAATACATGCCTGGCTCATATCTACACAAGAGTAAACAATCAtgaataagagaaaagaagtGACATTCCATGGttttaaatcaaatattttGAAATCCTCAGAATATTCAATAATGGAAAATGAATGAGTAAAATATAACATGTATAACCTTGAAGTCTAGAAGCATTAAAGCTTCCTTCTGTATCAATAAATACTGCATGGCCTTTAAGCCCTCCACATTCTTCTGGCATCTGTACAGTGACACACAGTTGGAGACTAAATGTAAAACAGAATTGTCAAAGATCTCCCATCATTCACACAATAAGTAATTTTTACCAGAGTTGGGTTTTCCCAACACCCGCAATTCCAGAAATTTCTGTTACTTTTGAGAGAGGCACACCTCCATTTAAGAGATTATCAATATTTTGACTCATTGTGACAATAGGACAATTCCCTTGTTCTTCTCTTAGAATTTCTAGAGCAGTTTTAGTTTCAAGGAATAACCCATTTGGTTTTCTTACAAGATCTAGCACATCTGCAGCATCTTCTAGAGATATTTCTGCacctgcaaaaaaaaagtaaccttttcatttcatagattttttttattactagaTTTATTCGTTATCACTTGAAGAGAGCTCTGAAGGCCGTAGGTTTACAACTGAACCGGTCGTAAGAAAGCCAGCTTTGCTCAACTTGCTTTGGATGGACACGGGAATGGGATATGTACATATTGGACGACTATTCGTAATGCTCGTGGACATTTCCTCAAAACgatttccaaaattt includes the following:
- the LOC116925554 gene encoding DENN domain-containing protein 1A isoform X1, with translation MGSRLRNDVKHLIECFCEIVSPETSNKQPWVVQKFPESFKDDEMLKQVALFAFPCEVPCNTVQHFSFVLTSLDSKWTFGFCRQAPGAQTALVIISYLPWHEFFFKILNQIAELMQEQAVQDINSFLEALYQRDVPAPSTTLHIPFGRAHRVYTCKCPNTYTLPSIPENRNLTEYFNAVDAHNMMVIFASMLHERRIVMVSSRISRLSACIQAANAVIYPMIWQHIYIPVLPPHLMDYLLAPMPYLSGVPTSTWERVRKSELGELVVLDVDTNHIETPFDDLDRLPPDIVSGMRRRLKTPGNMMGDGVARVFLRALVQLIGGYRDALRFRQGEQITFCQDALVQSRPLALRPFLESMLQLQIFQQFIEERLEMLNSGQGFSDEFELEACLYSDKSSSRLKQQYKEWLTTMKKESGALFKKANPAMRNAVKTVGRLAKEKSRTAYREVRSKFKDMQIHRELEGAAFSTGNTKLRDKPRSAPSSPKFGVSDVSTNQRRTAVSPATLSHQLNSNFLDRNHSLRRCETSVSQHYHVSGSSPGFPTGTNGASSSSSEESGTEDELQMTPLNLNLMDDMKDILARTASTESTPPAIDRSRKPSLSSPPISPNAIPVLRQHSAPILTTGPYSVQPIPLPPLRCRKRTEAQNSPLSGKGTAQIDLIRLDSATSLSPVDEFDPLGAPRTESEPVRITQSNPVYSFHVPRQVAEPQVPSGASSGNGGAVNFKGYTSRFDTGSDPFSNLLAFTRTNLGPIVSVPEPVTTNDSSVTDKSAWTTFD
- the LOC116925562 gene encoding beta-hexosaminidase subunit alpha, with translation MAIKSVSFLLLLLDFSLGLAEPDFQKANLRFPFDLPKGNGAWIRPTVGQIWPKPQLEQSTDNFMVLRPSDFHFQITGNTCDILEEAIHRYYDLIFFPPRGSGTSKRFQKLSNKYSMTWEKNENFRGYLDTVVLHVMQPCEKLPSLSMDEHYEIKIDATDRPREGIILGQSVWGILRGLESFSQLVYSSQNGIAFQINSTMIMDFPRFPHRGLLLDSSRHFLPLPVIKDNLDLMAQNKLNVFHWHITDDPAFPYESRKFPSLSQLGSFNPYSHVYSPSDVEYVIQYARMRGIRVIPEFDTPGHTQSWGPGSPGLLTPCYKKDGTKDNFFGPINPVPAKNYKFLREFFAEIFQVFPDAYVHLGGDEVDFSCWASNPEIISFMKQQRWEQDFARLEQFYMQRLINVTQDVTKGEMRYLVWQEVIDNNVVLPSSTVIHVWKDGNNFHDELARVTKFGYRTVLSSPWYLNYINYGVDWDRYYLAEPLSFNGTESQKRLVIGGEACMWGEFIDAVSVTSITWPRASAVAERLWSSASTNDPRLAAPRLEEHRCRLLRRGFNVNPINGVSYCDIEW
- the LOC116925612 gene encoding uncharacterized protein LOC116925612 translates to MAANASTDNSFPLTIMECETALSCEGGESSQNSSSHNGSYHSSLINELAKMVMNFKAKALLLEDEQETLLSILMNLREELPAEPSTISGLGAVNVADNLIATLADVNLKVTTKRSSHEEEALHQVNNMISKLVFQAQNEVHSTKELCHVYIRSCYQPGQCTDESNLGEGDSFQSFILRCAPDDKQRIRRRLHGLLNYIDSLLKDIYSPTNEVTEK
- the LOC116925554 gene encoding DENN domain-containing protein 1A isoform X2, encoding MGSRLRNDVKHLIECFCEIVSPETSNKQPWVVQKFPESFKDDEMLKQVALFAFPCEVPCNTVQHFSFVLTSLDSKWTFGFCRQAPGAQTALVIISYLPWHEFFFKILNQIAELMQEQAVQDINSFLEALYQRDVPAPSTTLHIPFGRAHRVYTCKCPNTYTLPSIPENRNLTEYFNAVDAHNMMVIFASMLHERRIVMVSSRISRLSACIQAANAVIYPMIWQHIYIPVLPPHLMDYLLAPMPYLSGVPTSTWERVRKSELGELVVLDVDTNHIETPFDDLDRLPPDIVSGMRRRLKTPGNMMGDGVARVFLRALVQLIGGYRDALRFRQGEQITFCQDALVQSRPLALRPFLESMLQLQIFQQFIEERLEMLNSGQGFSDEFELEACLYSDKSSSRLKQQYKEWLTTMKKESGALFKKANPAMRNAVKTVGRLAKEKSRTAYREVRSKFKDMQIHRELEGAAFSTGNTKLRDKPRSAPSSPKFGVSDVSTNQRRTAVSPATLSHQLNSNFLDRNHSLRRCETSVSQHYHVSGSSPGFPTGTNGASSSSSEESGTEDELQMTPLNLNLMDDMKDILARTASTESTPPAIDRSGTAQIDLIRLDSATSLSPVDEFDPLGAPRTESEPVRITQSNPVYSFHVPRQVAEPQVPSGASSGNGGAVNFKGYTSRFDTGSDPFSNLLAFTRTNLGPIVSVPEPVTTNDSSVTDKSAWTTFD
- the LOC116925583 gene encoding DNA repair protein RAD51 homolog 3; its protein translation is MSTSITNSRPICTYPIPVSIQSKLSKAGFLTTGSVVNLRPSELSSSAEISLEDAADVLDLVRKPNGLFLETKTALEILREEQGNCPIVTMSQNIDNLLNGGVPLSKVTEISGIAGVGKTQLCLQLCVTVQMPEECGGLKGHAVFIDTEGSFNASRLQDMSQACIKHCRNSMNLAAENWNFASITENIFVFRCKEVTELLSCVMILKEFLKTHDQVKLIVIDSLAFHFRHDMENAALRSRVLHKIAAELVRIAVELKLAVVVTNQMTTKFDSKGQGHLTPALGTSWGHAPTFRIILDWDPSRNFRWATLIKSSSLPPGSAPYQVVQDGIRDVCFDKEVTPPIAIVEDGIPGISFSNSEV
- the LOC123473774 gene encoding ribosomal biogenesis factor-like translates to MQCMGKNKGGKNKQNPIFRVAGGKAAKAKAKFKAQPVNTNLKKLNANMRKKIENLDSSLGEVRENLTALPKKKEIIVNEAMPLPPADINKAIDSIASL